One genomic segment of Candidatus Bathyarchaeota archaeon includes these proteins:
- a CDS encoding DUF1616 domain-containing protein, with the protein MVTKTALLVAYLIVLVLTPSFVWAQSNLEVTQNSITDAYNAIVKATATGADTSHLISQLNQAINLTEQSKKIASSDPQQAAIYLNQAHLLTQNVTQQANAADQSTLSILPILPVVAAILVIAVGVIVYFFGPKFFWASWLHLRRNYRVNFKKINGASKADLIVTFEQVCAVFLVLTILIAAVSVSGLFTNEQGEPFSELGILGSNLQLEDYPSEIIVGQTVHFYGYVGNRMGQPQYYTVMVKLGNNDTQVNPAAVTSIQQYSQVLAHNQSWIFPIDISLTTVGDSQRIIFELWLYNATTQQTQYHQRWGQLWLNIVAPAS; encoded by the coding sequence ATGGTTACTAAAACAGCACTGCTTGTCGCTTATTTAATAGTTTTGGTACTCACCCCTTCCTTCGTCTGGGCACAATCAAACCTCGAAGTTACACAAAACTCAATAACTGACGCTTACAACGCAATTGTCAAAGCAACCGCTACAGGGGCCGACACAAGCCATCTGATAAGCCAGTTAAATCAAGCCATAAACCTAACTGAACAATCTAAAAAAATAGCCTCCAGTGATCCTCAACAAGCAGCAATCTACCTCAATCAAGCCCATTTATTAACCCAAAATGTAACACAACAAGCAAACGCCGCAGACCAGTCAACACTTTCCATACTGCCTATCCTCCCAGTTGTTGCCGCTATTTTGGTTATAGCTGTGGGTGTTATTGTTTATTTTTTTGGTCCAAAATTTTTTTGGGCATCATGGTTACACCTCAGAAGGAATTATCGTGTGAACTTTAAAAAAATAAATGGTGCCTCCAAAGCAGATTTAATAGTGACTTTTGAACAAGTATGTGCTGTATTTTTAGTTTTAACAATACTTATTGCGGCCGTATCTGTTTCTGGACTGTTTACTAATGAGCAGGGCGAGCCTTTTTCTGAATTGGGTATTTTGGGTTCTAACCTACAGCTTGAGGATTATCCTTCTGAAATTATTGTAGGTCAAACGGTTCATTTTTACGGTTACGTGGGGAACCGCATGGGGCAGCCACAGTATTACACGGTTATGGTCAAACTTGGAAACAATGACACGCAAGTGAACCCTGCCGCAGTTACGTCAATTCAGCAGTACAGTCAAGTGTTGGCACATAATCAAAGTTGGATCTTTCCAATTGATATTTCCTTAACCACGGTGGGGGATAGTCAGCGAATTATCTTTGAACTCTGGCTCTACAACGCAACCACTCAGCAAACTCAGTATCATCAACGATGGGGACAACTTTGGCTTAACATAGTTGCTCCTGCCAGCTAA
- a CDS encoding DUF1616 domain-containing protein, which yields MNINLQDIVLETSKTLSQPTLSELVNSLVKKGIQPKDATKAVYIEWKKGTLNLTENNPPTNLASYMFNLENLWLWAITSVVAITMLVVFTANASALLYVRYALGGIFVLFLPGFLLLSALYPRGGEVDSLEKVALSIGLSLAIVPLVGLVLNYTPWGIRLEPIMVSLALFVEVMAVVCVVRRFRYFQLSLR from the coding sequence TTGAACATAAACCTCCAAGACATAGTACTGGAAACATCTAAAACTCTTAGCCAACCCACGCTCTCTGAACTCGTCAACAGCCTAGTAAAAAAAGGCATCCAACCCAAAGACGCAACCAAAGCAGTCTACATTGAATGGAAAAAAGGAACCCTAAACCTAACAGAAAACAACCCCCCAACAAACTTGGCAAGCTACATGTTTAATTTAGAAAACCTCTGGCTCTGGGCAATCACAAGCGTAGTAGCCATAACAATGCTGGTTGTTTTCACAGCTAACGCTTCCGCACTCCTCTACGTCAGGTACGCCTTAGGCGGCATTTTTGTTTTGTTCCTTCCAGGTTTTCTGCTTCTTTCAGCACTCTACCCTCGAGGCGGAGAGGTTGATAGCCTTGAAAAAGTAGCGTTATCCATTGGGCTTAGCCTTGCTATTGTTCCTCTTGTAGGGCTTGTGCTCAATTATACGCCGTGGGGAATCAGGCTTGAACCTATCATGGTTTCGTTGGCGTTGTTTGTGGAAGTTATGGCTGTTGTATGTGTTGTGAGACGGTTTAGGTATTTCCAGCTTAGCCTCAGGTAA
- a CDS encoding FtsX-like permease family protein, which yields MQSLTFKLLFQRKGTISAIIAVALLVALVASVNGIVNNINAQTSAIAKLATAGEAYLITSKNSTCLTDSQINPLLINQFKNNSQIQYATCHQLSQANLSANSGQYSVTIRGVDDVAAFFGDRHAWVSGSVCKENQVNLGTILSKLTSINRGDLLNFSVNNQPLQLKVSGIVQSQEQSDSEIILPLSTLQNITQTTHASFIEFSVKDTSQANKTISSLTQILPSNVHIISLQQVGTFVEDVNNQTVAFIDLWSLAIYAVVVAASYVISTRIVNEAQYELSMLRMLGAKKKFVFNSVLFYTLSVAVVGSVVGVSLGVVGTQVGSSLLRWIGSGSLLAPFLEVNQALMILLLAFLASFIGCVYPALKGAQTLQELQQ from the coding sequence ATGCAGTCTTTAACCTTCAAACTGCTATTTCAAAGAAAAGGCACAATATCCGCCATTATAGCGGTGGCTTTGCTTGTTGCTTTAGTAGCCTCTGTAAATGGTATAGTAAACAACATTAATGCACAAACATCAGCTATCGCAAAATTAGCCACCGCCGGCGAAGCCTACCTTATAACCAGCAAAAATTCAACCTGCCTAACTGACAGCCAAATAAACCCCCTATTAATTAATCAATTCAAAAACAACTCCCAAATCCAATACGCCACCTGCCACCAATTGTCACAAGCAAACCTGTCAGCAAACAGTGGGCAATACTCGGTTACTATTAGGGGTGTTGATGATGTGGCGGCATTTTTTGGTGATCGTCATGCGTGGGTTAGCGGTTCAGTTTGTAAAGAGAACCAAGTCAACTTGGGAACAATCCTCTCAAAACTCACATCAATCAATAGAGGTGATTTGTTGAATTTTTCAGTAAACAATCAGCCACTTCAACTTAAAGTTTCAGGAATTGTGCAATCTCAAGAGCAAAGTGACAGTGAAATCATCCTGCCCCTATCAACCCTGCAAAACATCACCCAAACAACCCACGCTTCATTCATCGAGTTTTCTGTCAAAGACACAAGCCAAGCCAACAAAACCATAAGCAGTCTCACCCAAATTTTGCCTTCCAATGTTCATATAATCAGTTTGCAGCAAGTGGGTACTTTTGTTGAGGACGTTAATAATCAAACTGTTGCTTTCATAGATTTGTGGTCACTTGCTATTTATGCTGTTGTGGTTGCGGCATCTTATGTTATTTCAACTCGTATAGTGAATGAAGCGCAATATGAGCTTTCAATGCTTAGGATGCTTGGGGCAAAAAAGAAATTTGTTTTCAACTCTGTTCTATTTTACACGTTATCTGTTGCAGTTGTCGGCTCGGTTGTTGGGGTGTCTTTAGGTGTTGTGGGCACTCAGGTGGGGTCATCACTTTTACGGTGGATTGGTAGTGGTTCTTTGCTTGCACCCTTTCTTGAAGTGAATCAAGCATTGATGATTTTGTTGCTTGCGTTTTTGGCATCGTTTATCGGTTGTGTTTATCCTGCCTTGAAAGGTGCACAAACTTTGCAGGAGCTTCAGCAATGA
- the eif1A gene encoding translation initiation factor eIF-1A: MGRKKITHESDLNKMVLPSSNDVLGLAVKMLGAERILVKCQDGKERMCRVRGKLKKRVWIREGDIVLVSPWDFQSDTRGDIFWRYRQNQSDWLRKHNYLTM, translated from the coding sequence ATGGGTAGAAAAAAAATTACGCATGAGAGTGACCTCAATAAAATGGTTTTACCTTCCTCCAATGATGTTTTAGGCTTAGCCGTTAAAATGCTTGGTGCAGAAAGAATACTAGTAAAATGTCAGGATGGGAAAGAACGGATGTGCCGTGTTCGAGGGAAACTAAAAAAGCGCGTTTGGATACGTGAAGGAGATATTGTACTAGTTTCTCCATGGGATTTCCAAAGTGATACAAGAGGCGACATTTTCTGGCGATACCGACAAAACCAATCTGACTGGCTAAGGAAACACAATTACCTGACCATGTAG
- a CDS encoding ABC transporter permease: protein MSMINFRYLSRKRVFALIVILTLASVLFSVTAYSFLGFYNGFTNYVGEEDDVVAVYSKVGSTPFTGIMPLSLADNISAVNGVVTVSPEVIAPCTITEQSVFVRGIIPEQLKNLNQLTILTGQNLSLTDTNSALVGKNLADRLRLQVGDRLLVFGVLSKHYLELQVLGVFQSDSALNDEVLVPIYAGQWLRGLSYNYATLIRAKLDLNQITTTQLYQELTSQNKPQTTPSPSASPSSTQQSLQAILPLLRANVDVGVIGVEQSQTFMQNYLDRYGISKDALIVLSMSVFVFASGVSTCAITLFVRQHTANIAVLRSIGATERKMRVDLTLKMIFWALLATLLGTAVSVVVIMLFQSTGYLQVLSHIITFQFNPVIVVANFMLLFLIIGINMARMELKQ, encoded by the coding sequence ATGAGCATGATTAATTTTAGGTATTTGAGCAGAAAACGCGTGTTTGCTTTAATCGTTATTTTGACGTTGGCTTCGGTGCTTTTTTCAGTGACTGCTTATAGTTTTTTAGGGTTCTACAACGGTTTTACAAATTATGTAGGCGAAGAAGATGATGTTGTCGCTGTCTACAGCAAAGTAGGTAGCACACCGTTTACTGGCATAATGCCCCTCTCTTTGGCAGACAACATAAGCGCAGTTAACGGCGTGGTGACTGTTAGCCCGGAAGTCATAGCGCCTTGCACAATAACTGAACAATCAGTGTTTGTACGTGGCATAATACCTGAACAACTCAAAAACCTAAACCAACTAACAATCCTAACTGGGCAAAACCTATCCTTAACTGATACAAACTCTGCCCTTGTAGGCAAAAATTTGGCTGACCGTCTGCGTCTGCAGGTTGGAGACCGGCTTTTGGTTTTTGGTGTGTTATCAAAGCATTATCTTGAACTGCAGGTTTTAGGGGTTTTTCAGTCTGATTCAGCTCTAAATGATGAGGTACTGGTTCCAATTTATGCGGGACAATGGTTACGCGGCTTAAGCTATAACTATGCTACCCTAATACGGGCAAAACTAGACCTCAACCAAATCACCACCACCCAACTGTACCAGGAACTAACCAGCCAAAACAAACCCCAAACAACCCCCTCGCCCTCAGCTTCCCCCAGTTCAACCCAACAGTCCCTCCAAGCTATCCTGCCGCTCCTTCGAGCAAACGTGGATGTGGGTGTAATCGGTGTTGAGCAGTCGCAGACGTTTATGCAAAATTATCTTGACCGTTACGGCATCAGTAAGGATGCATTGATTGTTTTATCTATGTCAGTGTTTGTTTTTGCCAGCGGGGTCTCCACCTGTGCAATTACCCTTTTTGTTAGGCAGCACACGGCAAACATTGCGGTTCTTCGTTCCATTGGGGCAACAGAAAGAAAGATGCGTGTGGACCTAACTTTGAAAATGATTTTTTGGGCTCTGCTGGCAACACTGCTGGGTACTGCTGTCAGCGTGGTGGTAATCATGCTTTTCCAGAGCACAGGATACTTGCAGGTACTTTCTCACATCATTACTTTCCAGTTCAACCCTGTAATAGTGGTGGCTAACTTCATGCTTCTCTTTCTTATAATTGGTATAAACATGGCACGTATGGAGCTTAAACAATGA
- a CDS encoding ABC transporter ATP-binding protein — protein sequence MSNDKVIEIIDVHKSYGTTPILKGVNLSIKQGDYISIRGKSGAGKTNLFKIMGLLQKPDYGAVNLFGKDTAPLSDDQKTQLRLSQIGLIFQFFNLLPTLTVQENIELPMALAGTKKPARIDRAMELLEYFDLARLAERYPENLSGGERQRVAIIRALVNNPKFLLADEPTSSLDDENAELLNELLGKICKEKGVAVVVTSTDLYDKLPTVCDFMLKDGVLSKM from the coding sequence ATGTCAAACGATAAAGTCATAGAAATAATTGATGTGCACAAAAGCTACGGCACAACACCAATACTAAAAGGCGTCAACCTATCCATCAAACAGGGCGACTACATCTCAATACGAGGCAAATCAGGCGCAGGCAAAACCAATCTCTTCAAAATCATGGGTTTACTCCAAAAACCCGACTACGGCGCTGTAAATCTGTTCGGTAAAGACACTGCACCCTTAAGTGATGACCAGAAAACCCAGCTTCGACTCAGCCAAATCGGTCTAATTTTCCAGTTCTTCAACTTGCTACCCACACTCACTGTGCAGGAAAATATTGAGTTGCCCATGGCATTGGCAGGAACAAAAAAACCCGCTCGCATAGACAGGGCAATGGAGCTTTTGGAATATTTTGATTTGGCGCGTCTTGCTGAGCGGTATCCTGAAAATTTGAGTGGGGGAGAACGTCAAAGAGTCGCTATCATCCGTGCTTTAGTTAATAACCCTAAATTCCTCTTGGCTGATGAACCAACCTCCAGCCTTGATGATGAGAATGCAGAGTTGCTAAACGAGCTTTTGGGTAAAATATGCAAGGAAAAAGGGGTTGCGGTTGTGGTGACTTCAACAGACCTCTACGATAAGCTGCCTACCGTTTGCGATTTTATGCTCAAAGATGGCGTGCTTTCTAAAATGTAG
- a CDS encoding DUF4332 domain-containing protein codes for MSGNENIKKIVNPSVTAEKIVDPKVFTSKVDSATLITSLQKDLLRVHDYAMAQERSTTFVLADFTIQLKAVVTQEGEKTLLALPTKQGELDPNLMSTVNLTLRPIPLEVKPSSNRKPVEIIEGIGTVIGERLRAIGIETISDLALASAEQLAKANVTQTKAAEFISMAKLMVKSDIAGVEGVDEQVAELLVASKIDSKEKLAQYSPEELTKIMDNAIKSGKVKVPKNYQLSIENTKRWIDSAKIITERTRA; via the coding sequence ATGTCAGGTAATGAAAATATTAAAAAAATTGTCAATCCAAGCGTAACCGCCGAAAAAATAGTAGACCCCAAAGTGTTTACTTCAAAAGTAGACTCCGCAACCTTGATAACCTCTCTTCAAAAAGACCTGCTACGTGTCCATGATTATGCAATGGCTCAGGAGCGCTCTACAACTTTTGTGCTTGCCGACTTTACAATACAACTAAAAGCTGTTGTAACCCAAGAAGGCGAAAAAACCCTGCTTGCTCTGCCAACAAAACAGGGTGAACTTGACCCAAACCTTATGAGCACAGTGAACTTGACTTTGCGACCTATTCCGTTAGAAGTAAAACCATCCAGCAATAGAAAACCCGTTGAAATAATCGAAGGCATAGGCACAGTTATCGGGGAAAGACTACGCGCCATAGGTATTGAGACGATAAGTGATCTAGCTCTTGCTTCTGCAGAACAATTAGCTAAGGCAAATGTGACTCAAACAAAAGCCGCTGAATTCATAAGCATGGCAAAACTGATGGTTAAAAGCGACATTGCAGGTGTCGAAGGCGTTGATGAACAGGTTGCAGAATTACTTGTTGCAAGCAAGATAGACTCCAAAGAAAAACTTGCCCAGTATTCTCCTGAGGAACTTACAAAAATAATGGATAACGCAATAAAATCGGGCAAAGTCAAGGTTCCCAAAAACTATCAGCTGTCAATTGAGAATACTAAACGTTGGATCGATTCAGCTAAAATAATCACAGAAAGAACACGCGCTTAG
- a CDS encoding response regulator yields the protein MDDDLGILGTFRRLFQSRGFNVALAENGKQAIEKINHTHFDVALIDLCLPDMEGTQLFPYIRKTNPHAIKIMLSGKSLQDIQGADVLLSKPVQATKLLSIIDSKLKDAEATF from the coding sequence ATAGACGATGATTTGGGTATTCTTGGAACTTTTAGGAGACTGTTTCAAAGCAGAGGCTTCAACGTTGCATTAGCAGAAAACGGCAAACAAGCCATCGAAAAAATAAACCACACACATTTTGACGTCGCCCTAATTGACTTATGCCTACCCGACATGGAAGGCACCCAGCTTTTCCCCTACATCCGAAAAACAAATCCCCACGCCATCAAAATAATGCTCTCAGGAAAAAGCCTGCAGGATATACAGGGAGCAGATGTTTTGCTTTCAAAACCAGTCCAAGCAACAAAGTTGCTAAGCATAATTGATAGTAAACTGAAAGATGCAGAAGCTACATTTTAG